Proteins encoded within one genomic window of Brassica rapa cultivar Chiifu-401-42 chromosome A09, CAAS_Brap_v3.01, whole genome shotgun sequence:
- the LOC103840528 gene encoding elongation factor 1-delta 1-like — translation MAAIPELNSDAGLKKLDDYLLTRSYLTGYKASKDDLTIFVCLSNPPSSQYVNSSRWYKHIVALLKTSGVSDERIGVSVEGSSPITEGDVATLPAADFKDDDSNEEDDDVDLFGEETEEENKTAEERAVSVKTSTKKKESGKSSVLIDIKPWDDETDMKKLEEAVRSIQTEGLFWGASKLVPVGYGIKKLQIMCTIVDELVSVDTMIEEQLTVEPINEYVQSCDIVAFNTI, via the exons ATGGCGGCTATCCCCGAGCTTAACTCTGATGCTGGATTGAAGAAGCTTGACGATTATCTTCTCACTCGCAGTTACCTTACGGG GTACAAAGCTTCAAAAGATGATCTCACCATCTTTGTGTGTCTTTCAAATCCCCCATCTTCACAGTATGTGAACTCATCTCGCTGGTACAAACACATTGTTGCCCTCTTGAAGACCTC TGGTGTCTCTGATGAAAGAATTGGTGTCAGTGTTGAGGGATCATCCCCAATCACAGAAGGGGACGTTGCTACACTCCCTGCAGCTGATTTTAAG GATGATGATAGTAatgaagaggatgatgatgtTGACCTTTTCGGAGAGGAGACGGAAGAGGAAAACAAGACAGCTGAAGAGAGAGCAGTTTCTGTCAAGACATCTACAAAGAAGAAGGAAT CTGGGAAGTCATCAGTTTTAATTGATATCAAGCCTTGGGATGATGAGACTGACATGAAGAAGCTAGAGGAAGCTGTGAGATCCATTCAGACGGAAGGACTATTTTGGGGAGCATCAAAGCTTGTCCCGGTTGGTTATGGAATCAAGAAGTTGCAGATCATGTGCACCATAGTTGACGAACTTGTGTCTGTTGACACCATGATTGAAGAGCAGCTCACCGTCGAA
- the LOC103840424 gene encoding elongation factor 1-delta 1, translating to MAAFPNLNSDAGLKKLDEHLLTRSYITGYQASKDDITVFTALAKPPTSQYVNASRWYNHIDALLRISGVSAEGSGVIVEGSAPVAEEAVATPPAADSKDAADEEDDDDVDLFGEETEEEKKAAEERAASVKASTKKKESGKSSVLIDIKPWDDETDMKKLEEAVRSIQMEGLFWGASKLVPVGYGIKKLQIMCTIVDDLVSVDTMIEEQLTVEPINEFVQSCDIVAFNKI from the exons ATGGCTGCCTTCCCCAACCTTAACTCTGACGCTGGATTGAAGAAGCTCGATGAGCATCTTCTCACTCGCAGTTACATCACTGG GTACCAGGCTTCCAAGGATGATATCACTGTCTTTACTGCTCTTGCTAAGCCACCAACCTCCCAGTATGTGAACGCTTCTCGTTGGTACAACCACATCGATGCCCTCTTGAGGATCTC TGGTGTTTCTGCTGAGGGAAGCGGTGTCATTGTTGAGGGATCAGCCCCAGTCGCAGAAGAGGCTGTTGCTACTCCTCCTGCAGCTGATTCTAAG GATGCTGCtgatgaagaggatgatgatgatgttgaccTTTTTGGTGAGGAGAccgaggaggagaagaaggctgCTGAGGAGAGAGCTGCTTCCGTGAAGGCATCCACAAAGAAGAAGGAAT cTGGAAAGTCATCTGTGTTGATTGATATCAAGCCATGGGATGATGAGACTGACATGAAGAAGCTAGAGGAAGCTGTGAGATCTATCCAGATGGAAGGATTATTCTGGGGTGCATCCAAGCTTGTTCCAGTTGGTTACGGTATCAAGAAGTTGCAGATCATGTGCACCATTGTTGACGACCTTGTCTCTGTTGACACCATGATTGAAGAGCAGCTCACCGTCGAGCCAATCAATGAGTTTGTCCAGAGCTGTGACATTGTTGCTTTCAACAAAATCT GA
- the LOC103840425 gene encoding transcription factor TCP24, whose translation MEVDDDIDEQQQTSRKLQRISSDNDKNGMRDWNNPSSRIIRVSRASGGKDRHSKVLTSKGLRDRRIRLSVATAIQFYDLQDRLGFDQPSKAVEWLINAAADSISELPPINTSFDQALSLSKSACSSGTSESSLLSLSRTESRGKARERARERTAKDKDKDLQNAQSSFTQLLTGGFDEPNRNWIGGSSSDCFNPVQLIPNSSSSSLHHYNNNNHRQETSLNHHLSFVPDYNFGISSSDSPAAAPVNGGCYTSRGTLQSNSHSHFLNNNNVNQRPISFMATPPPLDHHNHQLPATFDGRLYLYYGEGNRSSDDKGKDGR comes from the coding sequence ATGGAGGTCGACGACGACATTGACGAACAACAACAAACAAGCAGAAAGCTTCAGAGAATCTCCTCAGACAACGACAAAAACGGAATGAGAGACTGGAACAACCCATCTTCACGAATCATTAGGGTTTCTCGAGCATCCGGTGGCAAAGACCGACACAGCAAAGTCTTGACCTCAAAAGGGCTTAGAGACCGGAGGATACGTCTCTCCGTCGCAACGGCAATCCAGTTCTACGATCTCCAAGACCGTCTTGGCTTCGACCAGCCCAGCAAAGCCGTTGAATGGCTCATCAACGCGGCTGCCGACTCCATCTCCGAGTTGCCTCCGATCAACACAAGTTTCGACCAGGCGCTCTCGCTGTCTAAATCGGCTTGTAGCAGTGGCACATCTGAGAGCTCGTTGCTGTCTTTGTCGAGGACAGAGAGTCGTGGTAAGGCGAGAGAGAGAGCTAGAGAGAGAACAGCCAAGGACAAAGACAAAGACTTGCAAAATGCTCAAAGCTCCTTCACTCAGCTTCTCACCGGCGGTTTTGACGAACCGAACCGGAATTGGATCGGTGGTTCTTCTTCTGATTGTTTCAACCCGGTTCAGCTCATACCAaactcctcttcctcttctctacatcattacaacaacaacaatcatcgTCAAGAGACGTCGTTGAACCATCATTTATCGTTTGTACCCGATTACAACTTTGGAatctcttcttctgattctccCGCAGCAGCCCCCGTTAATGGAGGCTGCTACACTAGTAGGGGGACCCTTCAGTCCAATTCACATTCTCACTttctcaacaacaacaacgttAATCAAAGACCTATCTCTTTCATGGCTACACCTCCTCCTCTTGATCACCATAACCACCAGCTTCCAGCAACTTTTGACGGCCGGTTATATCTCTATTACGGTGAAGGAAACCGGAGCTCCGACGATAAAGGAAAGGATGGGAGATAG
- the LOC103840426 gene encoding F-box protein At1g30200, with translation MSYLLRPDPVSRIHPEPQPSDDTDHFDHLPDSLLLLIFDKVADVKDLGRCCIVSRRFHSLVPFVENVLVRVDCVISDDDSSASGDDDRRFSLNTASISDASAGGSFSALFRLVFAPIFKPFQALGQFLGPRRSSSSLEDEVDQSGVTHHSPTQVLKNFAEIRFLRIELPTGELGIEDGILLKWRADFGSTLDNCMILGASSVTRSTSDLESPLLDDDNGNIPESFYTNGGLKLRVVWTISSLIAASARHYLLQPIITEHKTLDRLVLSDADGQGVLSMNREQLEELRVTPLSASSASKRTLVPALNMRLWYAPQLDLPDGTVLKGATLVAIRPSESKKEVCDASWLADAFEEPFGTAARMLIKRRTYCLEMNSF, from the coding sequence ATGTCTTACCTTCTCCGCCCCGATCCCGTCTCCCGGATCCACCCGGAGCCTCAACCTTCAGACGACACCGACCACTTCGACCATCTCCCCGactctctcctcctcctcatcttcGATAAAGTCGCCGACGTCAAAGATCTCGGCCGCTGCTGCATCGTCTCCCGCAGATTCCACTCCCTCGTCCCTTTCGTCGAGAACGTCCTCGTCCGCGTCGACTGCGTCATCTCCGACGACGACTCCTCCGCCTCCGGCGACGACGATCGTCGCTTCTCGCTAAACACCGCGTCGATCTCCGACGCCTCCGCCGGCGGCTCCTTCTCCGCCTTGTTCCGCCTCGTCTTCGCTCCGATCTTCAAGCCGTTTCAAGCGCTGGGGCAGTTCCTAGGGCCGAGACGATCGTCTTCGTCTCTCGAGGATGAGGTTGATCAGAGCGGCGTCACGCACCACTCGCCGACGCAGGTTCTGAAAAACTTCGCGGAGATTCGGTTTCTGAGGATCGAACTGCCGACGGGGGAGCTGGGGATCGAAGACGGTATCTTGCTCAAGTGGAGAGCTGACTTCGGATCCACGCTTGATAACTGCATGATCCTCGGCGCGTCTTCCGTGACTCGGTCCACTTCAGATCTCGAGAGTCCTCTCCTTGATGACGACAATGGTAACATACCTGAGTCGTTCTACACTAACGGAGGACTTAAGCTTCGTGTTGTCTGGACGATCAGCTCTTTAATCGCCGCCTCCGCTCGCCATTACCTTCTCCAACCGATCATAACCGAGCACAAGACGTTGGATCGTCTTGTTCTGTCTGATGCCGACGGGCAAGGTGTCCTGTCTATGAACAGAGAACAGCTTGAGGAGCTTAGGGTTACTCCTTTGTCGGCTTCTTCAGCTTCGAAGAGGACGCTTGTTCCGGCGTTGAACATGAGGCTGTGGTATGCGCCGCAGTTGGATTTACCTGATGGTACGGTTCTGAAAGGTGCGACATTGGTGGCTATTAGGCCGAGCGAGTCGAAGAAGGAAGTGTGTGATGCTTCTTGGTTGGCTGATGCATTTGAGGAACCGTTTGGGACCGCCGCGAGGATGTTGATCAAGAGGAGGACTTATTGTCTGGAGATGAACTCGTTTTGA
- the LOC103840427 gene encoding uncharacterized protein LOC103840427: MTEVPSYMIQNPKFEPYKPKKRYSYSSSSLLSIILSIFTYVLIFYVFEVSPSSIFKDTKVLFFISNTLILIIAADYGVFTCKERPDFYGEYTMAAMRSRADHNYSPVPNFTYGENARHDENSGGREKIKSPKDVVGYKEEEPMVKEIVSVSSPPEKIIREVSEEKPRDVVAIKKYKPFSEHTVEACHTRNHVYRRSYERTKSDKARRVKTAKSKNYRRSESDSSKWMVVPEKWENVEEESEEFSKMSNEELNRRVEEFIQRFNKQMRLQSRVSST; the protein is encoded by the coding sequence atgacagAAGTTCCCTCGTACATGATCCAGAACCCTAAATTCGAACCTTACAAGCCCAAAAAACGAtattcttattcttcttcttcgttgctCTCCATCATCCTATCGATCTTCACTTACGTCTTGATCTTTTACGTTTTCGAAGTATCTCCATCGTCTATCTTCAAAGACACAAAGGTTTTGTTCTTCATCTCCAACACTCTCATCCTCATCATTGCCGCTGATTACGGCGTTTTCACTTGTAAGGAGAGGCCCGACTTCTACGGTGAATACACCATGGCGGCGATGAGAAGCCGTGCAGATCATAACTATTCTCCAGTTCCTAACTTCACATACGGAGAAAACGCTAGACATGATGAAAACTCTGGCGGCAGAGAAAAAATTAAGAGCCCTAAAGATGTCGTGGGCTATAAGGAAGAAGAACCGATGGTAAAAGAGATAGTCAGTGTTTCTTCGCCTCCTGAGAAAATAATACGCGAGGTGAGTGAGGAGAAGCCGAGAGACGTTGTGGCTATCAAGAAATACAAACCGTTTAGTGAGCATACAGTTGAAGCTTGCCACACAAGGAACCATGTGTACCGTAGATCTTACGAACGAACTAAATCAGACAAAGCACGACGGGTGAAGACAGCCAAAAGTAAAAACTATCGTCGAAGCGAATCGGATAGCTCGAAATGGATGGTTGTTCCAGAGAAATGGGAGAACGTTGAAGAAGAATCTGAAGAGTTCTCAAAGATGTCGAACGAGGAGTTGAACCGAAGAGTCGAAGAATTCATACAAAGGTTCAATAAACAGATGAGATTACAGTCACGAGTATCGTCTACATGA